The following are encoded together in the Brassica napus cultivar Da-Ae chromosome A9, Da-Ae, whole genome shotgun sequence genome:
- the BNAA09G28480D gene encoding uncharacterized protein BNAA09G28480D, which translates to MGNLNLAVIIKNPGDSAQFLLEKQKHPAKFGDEAYDSYVDSNLWDLPSADLPTLEDGTRSVNALSIAESCSEEIDLKNFDLDSTLIRLLASLGIEFSDVGEWSFVRYVVEPEFGPDSCVPTCFLSGKLLDTDKSLQDNCKWMSMEACFDCLLDAKLGGDRVGPLVLLGLGDGYMKQKLAPSLPVQEYPPGVMVVPMRSRTLKPFTTTNLVVFAPENGSVDYQETGFVIHGDALIVDPGCHYKLHSELKKIADALPRKLIVFVTHHHRDHIGGLSAIQESNPDAILVAHVKTRNRIDGWSGNYTPVSGGENIYVNGQSLTVIFAPGHTDGHMALLHNSTRSLIVGDHCVGKGSAFLDIRSGGNMTEYFQTTYKFLELSPHVVIPMHGRVNLWPKHMLCGYLKNRRSREESILKATEDGAQTLFDIVSNVYSKVDRSFWLAAASNVRLHIDNLAVENKLPEGFSIQKFKASCGFSFKVRWAAGYIGSRIPFKINKPGLIMSVIAAGAGYFLLYTCKKKDTIES; encoded by the exons ATGGGCAATCTCAATCTCGCGGTGATCATCAAGAACCCTGGAGACTCCGCCCAGTTCCTCCTCGAGAAGCAAAAACATCCTGCAAAGTTTGGGGACGAAGCTTACGACTCCTACGTCGACTCCAATCTCTGGGACCTCCCATCAGCAGATCTACCGACTCTAGAAGACGGAACCAGGTCCGTAAATGCTCTCTCTATAGCTGAATCATGCTCAGAAGAGATCGATTTGAAGAATTTCGACTTAGACTCTACCCTGATTCGA CTGTTGGCGAGTTTAGGGATTGAGTTTAGCGATGTGGGAGAGTGGAGTTTCGTCAGGTATGTAGTGGAGCCTGAGTTTGGACCTGACTCATGCGTCCCTACTTGTTTTCTCTCCGGGAAGCTGTTGGATACAGACAAGAGTTTACAAG ACAACTGTAAGTGGATGTCCATGGAAGCTTGCTTTGACTGTCTTTTAGATGCAAAACTGGGTGGTGATCGTGTTGGACCATTAGTGTTACTCGGGCTTGGGGATGGTTATATGAAGCAGAAGTTGGCACCTTCTCTGCCTGTCCAG GAATATCCACCCGGTGTTATGGTTGTGCCAATGCGTAGCAGGACATTGAAACCTTTCACGACTACTAATCTGGTTGTGTTTGCTCCTGAAAATGGTTCAGTGGACTATCAAGAGACAGGTTTTGTGATTCATGGGGATGCATTGATTGTGGATCCTGGTTGCCACTACAAACTCCACAGTGAG CTCAAGAAAATTGCTGATGCTTTACCTAGAAAGCTAATTGTCTTTGTTACACATCACCATCGTGATCACATTGGTG GTCTTTCTGCTATACAAGAAAGCAATCCTGATGCTATTCTAGTGGCACATGTCAAAACTAGGAATCGCATTG ATGGTTGGTCTGGTAACTATACCCCTGTCTCTGGAGGAGAAAACATCTATGTCAATGGTCAGAGTTTGACCGTCATTTTTGCTCCG GGACACACAGATGGCCATATGGCACTGCTTCATAACTCCACTCGTTCTCTGATTGTTGGTGATCATTGTGTTGG TAAAGGAAGTGCTTTCTTGGACATTAGGTCAGGTGGGAACATGACG GAATACTTTCAAACGACATATAAGTTCCTGGAGCTTTCTCCACATGTAGTCATTCCCATGCATGGAAGGGTCAATCTGTGGCCAAAACACATGCTCTGCGGATATCTCAA AAACCGCAGGAGCAGAGAAGAATCAATCCTAAAGGCCACTGAGGATGGAGCTCAGACATTGTTTGACATAGTTTCTAATGTGTACTCAAAAGTGGATCGCAGTTTCTGGTTGGCTGCAGCGTCAAACGTGAGGCTGCATATCGACAACCTAGCTGTAGAAAACAAATTACCAGAG GGATTCTCAATCCAGAAGTTTAAAGCAAGTTGCGGATTTAGTTTTAAGGTACGGTGGGCTGCGGGTTATATCGGTAGCCGGATTCCATTCAAGATCAATAAGCCAGGTTTAATTATGTCAGTGATAGCTGCAGGAGCTGGTTATTTTCTTCTCTACACTTGCAAAAAGAAGGACACTATTGAATCTTGA